The nucleotide window TTTATTTACGAGTAGCAACAGAATTACCCCTAAAACGGTTAATTGTTGGTGGTTTTGAAGGAGTTTATGAAATAGGACGATTATTTAGAAATGAAGGAATGGACACACGCCATAATCCAGAGTTTACAACAGTTGAAATTTATGTTGCATATCAAGATATGAATTTTATGATGCAATTAACAGAGGATACTATTTGCTACATTGCGAAAAACATTTTAAATAAAAATGAAACAGAATATGATGGAGTAATGATTTCATTTCAACAGCCATGAAAACGTTGACATATGGTTGATGCAATTAAAGAGTTAGTAGGAATTGATTTTTGAAAACCAATGACTTTTGCTGAAGCAAAGAAAATTGCAAAAGAAAAAAAAGTACCAATTGAAAAATTTCATACTTCTGTTGGACATATTATTAATTTATTTTTTGAAGAATTTGTGGAAGATAAATTAATTCAACCAACATTTATTTATGGTCATCCTGTTGAAGTTTCTCCCTTGGCAAAAACAAATGCAGAAGACCCAAGATTTACTGATCGATTTGAATTATTTATTAAAGGGCGCGAATATGCAAATGCTTATTCAGAATTAAATAATCCAGTTGAACAATATGATCGTTTTGTTAGTCAATTAGCAGAACGGGATAATGGGAATGATGAAGCACAAGAATTAGATATTGATTTTATTGAAGCATTGGAATATGGAATGCCACCAACAGGTGGATTAGGAATTGGAATTGATCGCTTAGTTATGTTATTAACAGGACAAGATTCGATTAAAGATGTATTATTATTCCCCCACATGCGGCCAAGAGGAAAATAGGTGATTGTATGGCATTTGGTATTGAAATTGGTTATAGTTCAATTTTAACATTACGTGAAACAGTAGAAGCAATTAGTCTAATTAAACGTGAATTAGTTCGTCGTTTTATTATTCAATTTAATTTATTAAAAGTTGATGCACCTTTAATTACTACAGAAGAAAAAGGACTTAACGATGATTTTCAAATGACAGAACGACCAATTGATTTTG belongs to Spiroplasma melliferum and includes:
- a CDS encoding lysyl-tRNA synthetase, translating into MEKRNFTEQEQIRRDKLKKLVSDGHNPFIIAKFDRTHTSKELNEQFNHLSKETLATSSDNMTVKIAGRIKTFREAGKASFATLQDQNGIFQIYVRNDEVGDEKYQEFINFDLGDIIGVTGIMMKTNTGELTVRVKEFVLLAKALRALPDKYHGMTDIEEKYRRRYVDLITSTETKDIFIKRSKIIALMRDFFNSKGYLEVETPVLQPIHGGAAAKPFVTHHNTLDMDFYLRVATELPLKRLIVGGFEGVYEIGRLFRNEGMDTRHNPEFTTVEIYVAYQDMNFMMQLTEDTICYIAKNILNKNETEYDGVMISFQQPWKRWHMVDAIKELVGIDFWKPMTFAEAKKIAKEKKVPIEKFHTSVGHIINLFFEEFVEDKLIQPTFIYGHPVEVSPLAKTNAEDPRFTDRFELFIKGREYANAYSELNNPVEQYDRFVSQLAERDNGNDEAQELDIDFIEALEYGMPPTGGLGIGIDRLVMLLTGQDSIKDVLLFPHMRPRGK